A region of the Fusobacteria bacterium ZRK30 genome:
AGATTTATATCAGCTTTATTTTCTATAAGGAGTTTTACTACCTCTTTATTTTTTCTCACAACTGCCCACATCAATGGAGTCCAACGATCTCTGTCTGCTATATTTAGATCAGCTCCCTCTGAGATCAATTTTTCCACATAGCTGTTATGTTTTTCCTTAATAAACTTTATAATCAGAGGCTCCCCTAAATTATCTACATAATTTATATCTATCCCTGCCTCTACCAGAATATCCAGAGATTTTTTAGTTTTTACAAAGTCTACAGCTCTTTTGGTAGCTTGGTAGGACGTTGTATTTTTCCTTTTTTTAAGAGGGGTTTCTGTCTCTAAATCTACCCCATAGGAGATGATCTCCTTCAGACTTTTCAAACTGTTATTTTTTACTATCTTCATCAGGAGAGTTTCCCCATCTTTACTTATATAGTTAGGATCAAATCCATTCTCAAAAAATAATCTTAAACTCATGGCATCATCCAGATCTATACTCTGTTCTACCATGGAATATGGTATCTCTATCTTATCCACCTCTATAGTTTTTTCTTTCTGCAGACCACTGCAGGACAATAGGAGTGTTCCCAGTATTATAGTTATCAATATTTTTTTCATAAAACCTCCTATATAAATAATTTAAATCATCTTAGATTTTTTTATCTTGAAACTATTTTGTCACGAATTACACAAATTTAAAATCTAAAGTCCTTACACGAAGATCACTAAGAATAAACTAAAGAGTTCACTAAGAGAATCTCTTTTTCTTGGTTTTAAATGAAGTTTATAGTCGTTAAGCTCCAGCTCTCTGTTTCTACAATGACGATTGTGTATTACTCAACTAAGACAATTATAAATCTTCTTGATCCTCTTTGGTTCTGTTTCTCAGATCAAGCTGAGAAATGAACCCAGTTAAGGGCGGAACCCTTAGAATTTTCTTCTTGTATCGCTAATTAAAAACTTACTAACACATAACTAAAACTTAAAGTTTTGCAAAACTAAACTTTTTTTTCATAAATTATATAATAGCATTAAAAACTTTTAACTCTCCCTTTAATTGTACATTATTTTATATAAAAAAAATAGATGTGATTTTTAATCACATCTATTTAAAGTTATCTATCTAACTGTTCCTCTAGCTGCTCTCTTTCTGTCACCCTCTGTTAAGAATTTCTTTCTCATTCTGATACTTTCAGGTGTGATCTCTACTAACTCATCGTCAGCAATATATTCTAATGCTTGCTCTAATGTAAACTCTCTACCTGGAGCTAATTTTGTAACTGCATCTGTTCCAGAAGCTCTCATATTTGTAAGCTGCTTTCCTCTAGTTACGTTAACTGTAAGGTCATTTTCTCTAGAATGTTCACCTATGATCATTCCCTCATATACTTCTAATCCAGGGTTAGCAAATAAAGTTCCTCTAGATTGTACATTTCCTAATGAATATGCAGTAGTTGTACCTTTTTCAATAGAGATTAATACTCCTCTTTGTCTAGTTGGTACTTCACCTTTATATGGCTCATAGTCGAAGAATGAATGGTTTAATATTCCTGTTCCTCTAGTTTCAGTCAAAAATTCATTTCTGAATCCGATAAGTCCTCTTGCAGGTACTTTGAATTCTAATCTTGTATATCCGTCAGTTCCTTGAACCATGTTGATCATTTCACCTTTTCTGATCCCTATCTTCTCGATTACTACACCAGTGAATTCATCTGCAACGTCAATTATTGCTAATTCGATAGGTTCACACTTAACACCATCGATATCTCTCATGATAACTTGAGGTTTAGCTACCTGTAATTCAAATCCTTCTCTTCTCATATTTTCTATTAATATAGATAATTGAAGTTCTCCTCTACCTTTTACTGTGAATGCATCAGCAGATTCAGTTTTTTCTACTACCATACTTACATTATGTTCTACTTCCTTCATTAATCTGTCTAAGATGTTTCTAGAAGTTACAAATTTTCCTTCTCTTCCAACGAATGGAGAAGTACTTACCATAAATGTCATTGCTAATGTAGGTTCATCTATATCGATCAACGGTAATGCCATTGGGTTAGTTCTATCTGCTACTGTCTCACCGATATCAAACTTCTCTGTTCCGGCAACTGTAACGATATCTCCACATACTGCTGTATCTAACTCTATTCTATTCATTCCTTCAGCACCAAATATTCTAGTGACCTTGAAGTTTACCATTTCTCCGTCTCTTTTGATTAAAGTTACTTCCTGGTTTTTCTTTAAAACACCGTTATGGATTCTTCCAGTTGCTAATTTTCCTAAGTAATTATCTGGAGCTATGTTAGTCACTAACATTTGTAATGGAGCTTCAGGATCTCCTTCAGGATCTTTTACATGCTTAACTATTGTTTCAAATAACGGTTGCATGTTTAAATCTTCATCAGCAATTTCATACTTAGCGAATCCATTTTTTGCAGAAGCAAATAGTACCGGGAATTCTAATTGGTGATCGTTTGCTCCTAATTCAACAAATAGATCGAATACTAGGTCTACTACTTCTTCAGGAGTAGAGTTTGGTCTGTCGATCTTGTTTACTACAACAATTGGATTTAATCCATGCTCTAACGCTTGCTTTAATACGTATTTAGTTTGAGGCATTACACCTTCAAATGCGTCTACTAATAATAATACTGAGTCTACCATCTTTAATATTCTTTGTACTTCTCCACCAAAGTCAGCATGGCCTGGAGTATCTACTATATTTATCTTGTATCCTCCAAAATCAAGGGATGCATTCTTAGATAAGATTGTGATTCCTCTCTCTTTTTCTATATCGTTTGAGTCCATCGCTCTTTCAACAAGTTCTTCTCTGTCTCCGAATACTCCTGATTGTCTTAACATTGCATCTACTAATGTTGTCTTACCGTGGTCTACATGAGCTATAATAGCTATATTCTTTATGTTCACTGTGTCTCCTCTTTTGCCTCGTTTGGCATATATTTAATTATTTTATCTACTATATTTAGTCTTCCACAACTTATTTAATTTTTCTAAAATCAATCTTTCATTCTTATTGTTTTGCGGAAGGTAATAAACTTTATTATTTTTTTTATACTCCTGATATACGAAGTTCCCATCATATCCGTGGGGATATTTATAATCTTTTTTACCCAGATCTGTCAGGTGTGTCGGTACTTCCTCTATAACCCCATTTTTTATATCCATCATAGCCGAATTGATAGCCTCATATGAACTGGATGATTTAGAAGATATAGCCAGGTAGATAGTCACCTGTGACAATATAATTCTTACCTCGGGCATTCCTATTTTTTCACATGCCATGATAGCAGCATTTGCCATAGTGAGTCCTTCTGGATTAGCCAGTCCCACATCTTCCGATGCACTGATCAATAATCTTCTGGCAATATATCTGGGGTCTTCTCCCCCATCTAACATCTTGGCCAGCCAATAAACTGCAGCATCCGGATCCGATCCTCTGATACTTTTAATAAAGGCCGAGATGGTGTTATATTTATCTTCTTTTTTATGATAACCGGCTTTTCTCTTTTGAAGAAGGTTTTCCACTTCCTCCAAACTCATACTTTCTCCTACTTCTGAGATCAATTCCAAATAGTTTAAAGCTACCCTTCCGTCTCCGGCAGACAGCTCCTCAATATAAAGTTTTATCTCAGAATCCAATTTTATACCTTTATAAGTCAGCGCATTATCTATGAGTTTTAATATCTCATCCCTATTCAACTTCTCGAATTCAAAGATCATGGATCTCGAAAGGAGTGCATTATTAAGGACATAGTATGGATTTTCTGTAGTCGCTCCTATAAGAACTATGAGTCCGTCCTCTGTATGAGGTAGGAGTGCATCCTGCTGTAACTTATTAAATCTATGAATCTCATCTAAAAACAGAAGAGTTCTCTTATTTTCCAATTCCAGCCTTCTGTTGGCCCTGTCTATGACCTGTCTAAAATCATTTAAATTAGCAGTGGTCGCGTTTAGTTTTTCAAAACTATAGTCCAATTCATTTGAGATCAACACACCTAAAGATGTTTTTCCTGTCCCAGGAGGACCGAAAAATATAGAGTTG
Encoded here:
- a CDS encoding ankyrin repeat domain-containing protein produces the protein MKKILITIILGTLLLSCSGLQKEKTIEVDKIEIPYSMVEQSIDLDDAMSLRLFFENGFDPNYISKDGETLLMKIVKNNSLKSLKEIISYGVDLETETPLKKRKNTTSYQATKRAVDFVKTKKSLDILVEAGIDINYVDNLGEPLIIKFIKEKHNSYVEKLISEGADLNIADRDRWTPLMWAVVRKNKEVVKLLIENKADINLTDDRRNSAVYYAYDEDIIKMFLSKDLNLYYKNKDGENVLGEVYLRSISNSYYHAVEDIIKAGGDKNYSSYGDTPMGIARENKDEKMIELLLKMGVKEDEKY
- the typA gene encoding translational GTPase TypA, which codes for MNIKNIAIIAHVDHGKTTLVDAMLRQSGVFGDREELVERAMDSNDIEKERGITILSKNASLDFGGYKINIVDTPGHADFGGEVQRILKMVDSVLLLVDAFEGVMPQTKYVLKQALEHGLNPIVVVNKIDRPNSTPEEVVDLVFDLFVELGANDHQLEFPVLFASAKNGFAKYEIADEDLNMQPLFETIVKHVKDPEGDPEAPLQMLVTNIAPDNYLGKLATGRIHNGVLKKNQEVTLIKRDGEMVNFKVTRIFGAEGMNRIELDTAVCGDIVTVAGTEKFDIGETVADRTNPMALPLIDIDEPTLAMTFMVSTSPFVGREGKFVTSRNILDRLMKEVEHNVSMVVEKTESADAFTVKGRGELQLSILIENMRREGFELQVAKPQVIMRDIDGVKCEPIELAIIDVADEFTGVVIEKIGIRKGEMINMVQGTDGYTRLEFKVPARGLIGFRNEFLTETRGTGILNHSFFDYEPYKGEVPTRQRGVLISIEKGTTTAYSLGNVQSRGTLFANPGLEVYEGMIIGEHSRENDLTVNVTRGKQLTNMRASGTDAVTKLAPGREFTLEQALEYIADDELVEITPESIRMRKKFLTEGDRKRAARGTVR
- a CDS encoding replication-associated recombination protein A; translated protein: MNTLFQKNYDGIRPLAYSMRPETLDEYIGQEKIIGRGSVLRKLIEKGKMINSIFFGPPGTGKTSLGVLISNELDYSFEKLNATTANLNDFRQVIDRANRRLELENKRTLLFLDEIHRFNKLQQDALLPHTEDGLIVLIGATTENPYYVLNNALLSRSMIFEFEKLNRDEILKLIDNALTYKGIKLDSEIKLYIEELSAGDGRVALNYLELISEVGESMSLEEVENLLQKRKAGYHKKEDKYNTISAFIKSIRGSDPDAAVYWLAKMLDGGEDPRYIARRLLISASEDVGLANPEGLTMANAAIMACEKIGMPEVRIILSQVTIYLAISSKSSSSYEAINSAMMDIKNGVIEEVPTHLTDLGKKDYKYPHGYDGNFVYQEYKKNNKVYYLPQNNKNERLILEKLNKLWKTKYSR